From the Anopheles stephensi strain Indian chromosome X, UCI_ANSTEP_V1.0, whole genome shotgun sequence genome, the window CGCTCTATAGAACCATGCTCGGTTCACGGCTAGATCCGGTATCCGACAGGCTCAACTCCACCTGATCAATCTAATCTCTACCTCGCGTGTCGAATAAGGTCGTTGGCGAGAATCTTCATGGAGGGGCATGACCAAAATTTTGGTTCTCATCAAGCCCTTACCCGTGATTTTGTGATGCATGGGCGATTCTTTAGTACGATACTTTTGCTACGTATAAGAGCCTTTGACACTATCGGTAATTATCGGGACTCAGATCGGGTCCCAGTCGTAGGAGCTATGGgcaaattgtgttaaaaatatcAGAAAAGAAGTATCAAGACCTCTCAAGACCTACAGTGCCAAAGTAGAATAAATCCacttaatgtaaaaaaatgaggaaaaaaccatacttaaaatttaaaaaacaaatcgatttGATCATACGATCATCAGATCAAATAACTACCTCTTTACGACGTTTAACAGACGATCGGTTCAGTGTGCTGCGTGCGAGCGGGATCAACTTCATTCGTTCCACCTACACCAGTTTGATCGATCTCATTTATATTTACCAttcaaattaaatataaaaataattctttttcGCGAGCAGTATACCATAAAAAAGTATGGAAAACAATTCGCAATACTCTTACAAGTATTAAATAACCGATCGGATATGTGTGAGCCTCGCATGACTGTGCCACTGAACAGGTGGCAAACAGGTCCATTTACACGAGCGCAATTTGTACGATCGTACGATCAAAGCTCCACGAACATGCAGAATCATAATTAGGTGTAGCTTGTGAtgagttatttttattaaaattttatttttttctcatttaccTTTTTTACCTAAAAGATACGACTATATAGTATAAAAATTCCATTCAAAAACTGAAACACGATCGTGATCGAGCTTCAGCTTAGGCTGTGCTCTGTCCAGCAACGACCGAGACAAGTTCGATAGGGTACTCTGTCACCTGTCTTGTCTATCCGTTTTCTGGAAATGTCAGTTATAGTGTGAAAACTAAGCGCAATTTTTTAATGGGAAAATCGATTAACGCtaatttttaatgatttaCAGATGGATTAGCAGACTgtccttgacttgattatgGTTCTAGACTAAATAgacttttttttggtaaaaccCAACTTACTGGGTTTCCGAAAAGTAATCCTCAAGACTTAATCGCGGTAATGTTGGAGACCGACGACTTGGATCGTGTGTCCCAGCTGGATTATCAGGTCTGTATACGTGGAGACGGACATCAGACAAGCCAGACAAAAGCTCCATGTCTTGGTCGAGCctgtccgatcgatcgatgtcTTGTTCGCTGCTTGTCAGGCCTCGGCCTTAGTTCGCCGTGTTACCAGAGCTTTCGTGGTGTGCAGAGCGAAACAGGGGAAGAAGCAAACGACGTACACCACTCACCTCACAGCTCTCACAGCGCCTTGGCATGGTTAGAAAGCTCAACCAAGTGTCCGACCGATCACACAACCGTTCCTCGGTgcaatcatcatcgtcatctttCTCGTTTGTCGAACAGCGAAACAGTGGTTACAAAATTGAAGTGCTCTAGGAGGCAGACAGTGCTCTAACCATATTACCCGGACCCAGCCAGTGCGTAATGTGGACCAGATCGTTTTATGTGTGGTTTGCATCGATGACAACGCTATTGCTCACGACCGAGATCGCAACAACAAACGGTGGGTCAAACATCGACTGCAAGCAAACATTTGCTTCCGGATCTGACTTCGAATCAACCAGACACATTCAACGTGCGGGAGCGTACATTGTAACATAAAGAACCATCCGAACGCGGATGTATCAAATCCATCAAGCTATCATCCGTGTGATTGGGCATTGGTGAACGAAGGCGCTTGAAGGCCACCACCGCTGCACAGCTTTTAGAAAGTCTCTCGAGCTGTGCGGAGCCAACCAATCATCGGTCCCATACGGCAAAAATACCTCCGTGTGTCAGCTGGCTCGACGCATCATTAAAACACAGCAAAAGCTCGCAGGAACTTTAAATTTTTACTAATAGtcctccattttttgttttgcctacATTTTAGCGCTGCTGAAACGATGCTACCAGTGTCGATCGCGAAGCGAGCTCGGCAGCTGCAAAGATCCGTTCGTGTGGAATGCGACGCAAGTGGAGAGTGAACGTGGCGTGTCGGCCGTACCTTGCGCCTCTGGCTGGTGCGGTAAGGTGATCGAGGGGATGGGCTCGTTCCGTGAGGATGGTAAGCAGCTCAAACGCTGGTAAGCCCTCGCATTTGCGCACCCGGGGCCCTCACACTCTGGCCTTTTTCCTATTCGCTACAGATTACGATATGGCTACCCAGCGGATGTGCGTTCAGCGTGGACCGTCCGATTCCGAGGATCGGTGCGCGTATACCGTCTACAACCACAAGAAGGTGTACATGTGCTTCTGCCAGGGTGATCTCTGCAACGGTGCCGGCGCACTGAGATCCCGCTGGGTTAGCGtttgcagcagtagtagcgcGATGCTACTGTCGCTCATCTCGCTGAGGTACTATTTATGCTAGATTTCAACGTTCGCCCGGGTTGGGACATCGGACAGGCTTGGCCGTTTAAAACATTCCGCCCATATGTGCATAGAAAACGCAACGATACTCCCCTACTATTATAATACTCTTACCCCTTATACGTTGGGGGTGTGCTGAAGAGGTTGGCAGAACTGGTATACcatatcccaaaaaaaaaaatcgtgacTAAATTATATTCAGTAGAGAATGTGTCTTTTTGTACTTCGGATCAATTTAAACAATGTTTCTGACGCTAGCGAAGTAAGATATTGATAAATAAACTACACATTACTGTGGTCTGTACAATATTGGGTCCTGTCTAATTGAGCCGCTTCGGATGTTTAACAGGGTTCTCCAgacgaaacagaaaaacaaatccgattgtgtgtaaattttatttagaattttatttatttacgtaCTTATGCATTAGTTACAATTACCGGTGCACAGTTTGAAAGATAGCACGAAGTTAATTCGCCTGGCTAACGTAAATTGTGACACCACGGAGCAAAAGCGTTTACAACTAAGGAGTAATTAAAACCATTCGCTTACATTTAAAGTGATCTTTCTGCTGTTCCCTTACTTTAACTGCTTGCTTTTAAAATGTGTCTTTTGGttcattgttgtttttttgttcttcttaaAATTTATTGCGAGCTATATAGACTAAGCAGATAAGAAAGTGCTTTTTCTTTGTGAAATCAAACATttgaagaattaaaaaaaaaagatggattTTGTACAATTGAGTCTATGAGTACAAATGTATGAGCACTTAAACGACGGGggagcattttcttttcttctctcgtCTAATATTTACTATAATTTTCATTCCTCAATCAATCTCGATTAAATTTGTTGGTTctcgtgggggggggggggggggattttttgtgttttgttgctgcgTACTCGTCTTACTTATTTTTTACAGATCTGCTGTGATCGGCTAACAGACGCGGCATTAAATTATCCTTCCTTATCAGTAATTACCTTTGCAAACGTTACAAAGTCACAGGTTGCTGGTAGATGTATTGGTTCAGTTTACTTGCTTGTTGGTCTTGGGATTAAAACTAGGGTATATAATTAGCTAAGCACACTCGTACACACTCGTTCCTCGTGTTTGGTAATCGGTAAACTTTGCTTTCTTGCGCAGGATATTACAGAGAGgagttttcagttgatattgTAAAATCTTCCATCTTTCTTTTGTAGGTTAAGATGGGAACGGTTCCAGCTGACGTTTATTGTGACGTgatcagatgatattgtaatcgAAGCCGGCCTGTCAGCGCTCGGGCTAAGTGCTATACCTTCCCTGTCCTGACATACTTTTAcaatatcaactgaaaaacatTGTGTCGTTGTATGCAGTACTGATTATGAAACAAATTGCTCTATATGAAGCTAATAGCTACTACtaacggaaagaaaaaaaaaacactacgaAACAAATCATGCCTCGAGCGGCAAACCACTTCTTACAGCACTACTTAGAGAAGGCGAACCCTTCACATGGGTCCATACATGCTATTGCTTTTCTTGTCTGTTCAAATAGATATATATCCTCATGTTTCTTTGAGCTGTTGTGGTGTGCTATGTTTCTGCTTGTAGTTGACGTTTGTTCATTCATTCGAGAAGTTGATGGTGGCGGgcttacttaaaaaaaaactcgactTATTTCACATCATATTGAGCAGCTACTTAAATGCAGTGGATCATTTAACCATTTTGAAAATAGTCTACAGTACCGATCCTCTGATCGATCTTACAATACCCTACGCTATTATAACTGGTAAAAAGTCGATTgatactacaaaaaaaaagtttaacggaagcttttaaaatcaattttactAAACGTGGATGGGATCGCTCGCGGCAAAACCCATGcactgttaaaattataattattgcattaagaaaaggaaaactattaacaattttacgccaatgatttttcaccaaaacaaaaaaaaccaccgtATTTAGCTGTACAATCTCTGTGTGTCTGTTCTGCCAAAATTACTACCATTTTGCTGCTGATGgcacttcgtcgtcggctttCGTACcgtgaccaccaccaccaccccccgcGCCGTCCTCCCTGCTTACGCATCTTCCGTGGACGGTGGCCGTGTCTTGATGCGCGGCATTGACGGTCTGGCCGCTTGCCGTTTCTGTGCCGCCACCGGGGAACGTTGCTGCTGGGCGGCAGCAGGGGTCTTGGCAGCGGCAGTGGCGCTGCCACCGTCGCCGGTTTCGATCGCACCGCCGGCCGTACTCTGGCCCCGGTGGTACTTGGACTTGTGCGTCGACAGGGACCATTTGGTTTTGAACCGTGCGTCGCACATCGCGCACACGTACGAGTCCTGCATCGCGAAATGTTTCGCCTGCCGGTGGCGCTTCATCGCGTTCATCGAGCAGAAGGTACGGCGGCATTCCGGGCACTTGTGCAGCATTTTTTCCGAGACGAGCTCGATTTTTTCCATCCTTACTGGAAGTGGAAAGAGTGAACAGAATATTTGTTGCAATGATTTGTACGTTTGGTGTGCCACCGATGAGGGAACAGTTCAGTAAATATATAACCCAGGTAAcccaatttcttcttcttcttcttcttctttggcataaCGACCGCTTAGATCACGTCTACCGttgctggcttactagacttaatgataccggcATTGTTGGAGAGTCAGTCCTCGCTATGGGCGAACGTGACcccgatgggatttgaaccccggtcgtgCCTTACAAAGACCGTCCGCTCAGCTAGTTCATATACATATAGCCCCCTCCCGACGAGTATTTGGTCCTACCTCCTCTAAAGACATTACAGTGGTCGCCGGATGCGCCGTTCGATTTCATTCATACCATTTGCTTGAAGATTAGTGACCAACCATAAACCCCAAAAGGGAGAACCCAAACAACCCCCCCATTCTGTTAGAAAGTTTCGAATGGAATCGAAATAAATTGCGAGAAGACGCAACGTTCAATGTATTCTTTATTGTTGGTTGAGTATATACATGTACAAATACTGCTATTTTCGAGCGCTTCAAGGCAAACTACTCTTTGGAAGTTCGCACCATAAAAAAAGAGAAGTtaaagccaacaaaaaaacgaaacgcaacACATGTGAAGAAGCGAAAATGAGACATATCCTTAACACGACTATAGGACTAGTAAGGAAGCGAGTTTTCATTGCCCGAAACATTATCTTCGCCATCTTAACTTATCCGCTTAATCGTAGCCATCTTGATCATTTagattaaacaaaaaacaaaaaggttaaaataaataatatcgaaACAGATCCAAAACGAAACGCAACAATGTCCTCTACCACGGCACTATCCTTCGCCGGTTCCTTCCGCCGCCCTACTACTAACTTCATCCCGCGGTTGCTTCGATTCGTGCGTGATGCGCACGTGCTCGCGCAAGCTGTACTTGTTTTTGAACTGTTTGTTGCAGTGCTCGCACCGTTTCGGTTCGAGGCGGCTATGCTGCGTGCGCACATGTCGCCAAAGATTGCTCGCCGTGATGAGCAACCGACAAACTTTACATCGCGCCCACTTGTTTTGGCTAACAATATCTAAAAGTAGACAGAGgagagaaattaaaaacagaggagaaaaagcttttttaagGTAGCGGGATGGGAGTAACACTGGACGGCGGGTcgccctctctttctctctctctctctttcatttaAGCACAATCTTCAAATTATAGGAAAAACGAAAGTCTATATAGCTGGTATTGCctacaaaatttaaacaaacccCTGATAACTAGCAGATCGATTAGTCCCAATTCGGTGAAGAACGTATATTCGAGAGGACTTCCGAAGTTCAAACAGACAGACTAGATGCTCACAAGTGTGGCAGATGATCTTGAAGAAGATCGCAGAGCAGTAGAACACCTCTTAAGTAAGTCTCGACATGGATATTAAAGCCACATATGAGAGCAATTATTTCATCTGAAACCTCGATCAAGCTTACCAGGATTTCTAGGAATGACATGTCTGTATAAAGGTGGATAGAACCCTCCCGGGACTTTCTGGTCTAGCAGCAAGTATTTGGCCCAGGGCGATTGGCTGGGGCCTAGAGCGGACCATCTCCAAGGCCTTGCGGATGTAGAATCTTCGTAGATCATCTGCTGTAAGTCTATCAAGATCCTGGATTTAGATTTAAAGTTTGAGGCTGACCAAAGGACCAAGGGCAAGCGTTACAAAATCTCATAATGCGAAGTTGTCCAACCTGGTTTGAAGTGCCCACTCGAAACGCCCGTCCCGGTGGACGAAACCTAACCaattttaaaccttttttccaGAACAAAATTCTACCATACATTTCCCCAGGAAGCTTAGATTAGGATTTCGAATTCGGTTGCgtgggggaaaagaaaaagaagctatACGGACCTGCGGATAAAACTTTGATAAAACTGGTACAGAAATAAGTTTATTGTGTTACGGTGTCTCTCGCTGCAAAGttcacaatacatacaaagCAAACGAATACGAACAGTGTGTTAGTGTAAATCAGATCCAGGGTAAACCTCGAAACACTGACCGGTTGGTAGAGAAAGCATGGTACGCGGGGAAGGTGTGCTAGTGCTCGTTCAGTGCACCAAGACAGCACAGCGGACCTCACGTCAGATTGGTGCACAAACAGCGTGTGTCAAGCGGGGTGTGTGTATAACAACTAATTGAAACAATCGAAGTCATTTAAAGGTTATCAAAGCAGGGGTACAGTACGTCTGCTGATCCGACACGGTGCGAGTTTAAAAGTACTGCGAGACTCCAGCATTCGGTCGTTTGCCTTTAATGCATCAAAAGTCGTAAATCGACCCCTCCGCTAGTAGCAAAGGACGGACGCTAGAAATAATGGAACAAACACATCCTGAGGTTGTCATCAGGGATGTGAAAGATCATGCCCGCCATTTCTAGTCTATAGACAAGTCTTCCCTACGGGGAAACCGGGTCAtgtcgtttgaagaccggtGTCGCTGTCCTCTCTGCTAGTGTCTAGCTCCACGCATCCATAAGGATTCCCTTGATATCGTGTGGGAGCCTAACATGGAGTCTCGCATCCTTTCCCTACACGCATCCATGTGAATATCCGGAATACCTTACACACTAAATGGACACTTAATCCGACTGCCGGTTAGCAAAGTGTATGCCCTCACAACGTTCAAAACATGTTAATTAGAATGTTTGCTTAGATTTAATTACACACTAtacagacacgcacacacacacaaacacttcttCTCTTCCCttttcgccattttgtttaattacGAAACGGGGGAGACAAAAACGAGCCTAATGTTCTTAGTTAATCTACACTGGCGGGTGTCGCTTCCCGTGTAGTGTGTTTCacctttaaatgatttttgttaaaactcgttaaaataataaaaaaaataccttACGACATAATGACAATGAATCTATGGTTCCCCCACATTAATTTCAGCGAGAAACGTTTGCTAAAAGCGGCGTTGGTCAACATgagcagttttgttttccaataaACCAAGCAGATGGTGTAATTCTAGGTACTAAAAGTTGTTAGACGAAACTAAAGCTCAATAATTCAATTGCGGCTGATTTGGGTGATTTTCAAAACGGCAGAACTGGGTATCAACTCCCGTCTGACCGGTTACGACTAACATCAAGTAAAACCGAAACTGGATGGGCAGACTAAAgtatctctctttctttctctttatatatatatatatctctctctcactcgagattgtagtgtgCCTAAAAGAAGAATCTtaatgaacaaacattattCGCTCGGTACAAGTAAGTACAAACTTgacggggtttgtttttttatgttatatAAAATTGTCCAAAATTAAAGCGAATATGAAACAAATCATTTAAACACATCTGATCTTGCATATTTAAAGCTAATATGAGCTGTGGCTGCATTACGTCAAGTAGTGAGCGCGGTGGCATTTTCCCCAaatccatcaccaccaccagtcgCCGTAGACTCAATGGTGGCAAAtataatgcttttttttttgtttaatgcattaaatcaattaaaacggATATTGCAACTTAAAATAGAAACGCACATTAAGGTCGCTTGGGGGGTGGACATCCCAACGGATCCCACCAACACCGTTTGATTGCAACAAGCACAAGCGATCGGACACGCTGGATTCTACTACAAGCGTTAACTTAaatcaaacgaaaaagaaaaaaaaatccttcttaCAATCTATACGCCACAATAGATGGGTGCATTGaacccttcccccccccccccccctatcaTACGTCGCTACGTACGCGTgcggtgttggtgtgtgtgtgtatcgccTAAAACtttgttcctttttgttgTATATACAATACCTGAATACAGTATATAGAGAATTacaaatggggggggggggcttcgATGAGCGATCCCCCCCCCACCGCTCCCCGCTTTTCTTTACTACCACCATCGTTTACGACCCATCGGGTGGCATCGAACCCATTTTACGGTATGATTTTCTCGTGCTTCAGCTTCATGTGGCGCTTGAGATTGGCCGTGCGTGACAAGATCGCACCGCAGATCGTGCATTTCGTGAGGCCCCTGTGTATATGCTGATGCATCGTGAGCGATTTCCAGGCGGCGAAGCTTTTGTCGCAATCTTTGCACTTGTATTTTTTGGGTTTCATTTTTTGCTCAAACACTTCTGCAAGAGagaagagagggaaaaaaatttGTCATAAGAGAAGCTGCGTTTTTATattggggttgtttttttttaatgctttttttttcgttataaAAGAAGGGTGGGGGGTCTATTTGGCGTTCCAAAGTCGGCACAACGCGCATGCCGGGAGGAGAATGACGTTCGCATAAAGtaatgttgttgctgctttaaTCCTTTAGCTTtagcaatgtgtgtgtgtgtgtgttggccaTATGATCACAACGATATGGATaaccacaacaaaaaccacGCCCACACGCGGCTATGTTTCCGGCATAAAACAATAGTTGCATGAGGGCAAACTAATTGGCAGCTCTAGCGTTTAATGGGGCGCCCATTCTCtgcgttccctttttttgtggagaAGTGTTCGAGCAAAAGATTGAGAAACAAAAGCGGGGGGGAAAATTTAAGCTATTTTAAGGTtaagaataattttaaaaaattatatgCCAACTAGTGAAGCGTTTCCTGCAGCAGACGTACCGTTTAAGATGGTTGTGAATAGACCTCTTGATTTTCATAAGCTTTTTTGAccccggtggtagaggtgacaacggtgccggtcttcaggAGGGCAGGACCgttgttcaaatcccatccggatcacctccccgtacgcaggactgattaGACAacttcgggtaaaatcaagtcacggaaagccaTACATTGGCAGGCCCTCTCGATAAGCTCTCTTGACTTCTTGGAGATGATGGCGGCATCtcttaaatgatttttaagcCGTATATGACAGTATAGCCAGGGACTAAAACTATACGACGCCATGAGCTCTCGTGGAATCCTGATCAAGCTTATCAGGCTaccaggtgaaggtgaaggCTACCTCCAAAGGGCCtggcgccagggagatggacttgcctgtctccttttcaatatGGGCACTAAGAGAGCGAGCCATCCGTGGTCCGAAGGTGGAATCGTCGGGGACCATTTTCAATAAGTCAATTTAGATCCTACGCATACTCTGATGACATAGGACAtaattggtttgaggctctcctatgtagcagaagctcaCCGAGCATCCCTCCAAGGGTCTGCACTGGGAAGATGTGCTTGTCTGGGAAGATGTGCTCTTCCACTTCTGGCGCTAGTAAGGGTCGTTTCGAAGACACTCGGAAGTGAGATCTTCAGAAGGGTCACATTTTTTAAGTCCATCCAGAATTCTTACACCCTGAAGCTCACACCAAAGGATCGAGAGAGCGGCACTAAATTCTTGGATTGGAGTTAAGTGCGAACTTGCACCAACGACAATTGGGCAGCACAGAAAATGTATCGTttcagtactcacatacgcctctgagagatggactctgtccaaaacagGGATTGAgcggaagatgctcagaagggtTATTGGCCCCCGTATGTGTGGCAGGAGAATGATcacaccatcgtgcagcaaatTACGCTCTCCAGGCGGCCAGTGGgctgtcatgagaatgatactCAGCCCATAAAGTACTTTAaagccgtccacacggacagaggaggcgttaggtaggcccaaactgagatgagGAGTGATGGCCGTCGATGCGTCCGCCAGTACGGCCTGGGATAGTCGATCGCAAGCAGGCAACTTTCCCGTGTAATTTAATTGTATCACATAActtaattatttgtttgtttcaaaatGAATTCCATCGTTACAAATTCCCCCCAGAAAGGGAAACTCAGCCCTAAAATTACCTAACGTTGTATATATAAACAGTGCAGTATTACC encodes:
- the LOC118505047 gene encoding uncharacterized protein LOC118505047, which encodes MWTRSFYVWFASMTTLLLTTEIATTNALLKRCYQCRSRSELGSCKDPFVWNATQVESERGVSAVPCASGWCGKVIEGMGSFREDDYDMATQRMCVQRGPSDSEDRCAYTVYNHKKVYMCFCQGDLCNGAGALRSRWVSVCSSSSAMLLSLISLRYYLC